In Salmo salar chromosome ssa03, Ssal_v3.1, whole genome shotgun sequence, a single genomic region encodes these proteins:
- the LOC106600748 gene encoding zinc finger and SCAN domain-containing protein 22, which produces MTKLQLLNAYLTERLTVVVREILDVVGDTVAEYREETARTKRENESAKRQNESLRRQLRDILLLAETDWRSNSLSLSGQQQLCEQEWSSSHEHDPEPLQQRQVNRRGLQSQVALGKDGGLTGPNQGHTETVRVEEKPSPGEAIPKTEHNSDPEPKSFGNTSSLAPSPFSSNANCATTTGAANAEMPVLRTEGKTSSPIDPIQGRIKMEPKECDVTVNLTNHEPQSSSDYTGRPITLLPHNHELSGDTGFKDLPDMDISELHNTPVHDQQTCETEPGPKDGVLPYNESNNFIPTDHQEGRPHRCTRCRESFSQAASLHLHLQYKKPYACDWCCKSFAQSADLRRHHRIHTGERPHRCSWCSKSFTQRGNLRRHLRIHTGERPYSCPYCHRTFSDGDTMKKHKRTHSGEKPYRCVQCPKSFTVASGLRVHLNTHLTEAGQLIT; this is translated from the exons ATGACCAAACTGCAGCTGTTGAATGCTTACCTGACAGAACGTTTAACGGTAGTGGTGCGGGAGATTCTGGACGTGGTCGGGGACACAGTGGCCGAGTACCGAGAAGAGACGGCTAGGacgaagagagagaatgaaagcgcGAAGAGACAAAATGAAAGCCTGCGGCGACAGCTCCGGGACATCCTACTCTTGGCGGAGACAGACTGGC GATCCAACAGCCTTTCTCTCTCTGGGCAGCAGCAGCTCTGCGAGCAAGAGTGGAGCTCCAGTCATGAACATGACCCAGAGCCCCTGCAGCAGAGACAGGTCAACAGACGAGGGCTACAGAGCCAGGTAGCGTTGGGTAAGGATGGGGGTCTCACAGGACCAAACCAgggacacactgaaacagtcagaGTAGAAGAGAAGCCCAGTCCAGGGGAGGCAATCCCAAAGACCGAGCACAACTCAGACCCAGAACCCAAGAGTTTTGGAAACACCTCGTCCTTGGCCCCATCTCCGTTCTCCTCCAATGCCAACTGTGCCACAACAACTGGAGCAGCCAACGCTGAAATGCCAGTCCTTAGGACAGAGGGAAAGACGTCCTCTCCCATCGACCCAATCCAGGGACGGATCAAAATGGAACCCAAGGAATGTGACGTCACAGTGAACCTCACCAACCATGAACCTCAATCCAGTTCAGACTACACAGGTCGTCCTATAACACTACTACCCCACAACCATGAACTCTCAGGCGACACTGGCTTCAAAGACCTTCCAGATATGGATATCTCAGAGCTCCATAACACACCCGTACATGACCAGCAAACGTGTGAAACAGAGCCTGGGCCCAAGGACGGGGTGTTGCCATACAACGAGAGTAACAACTTCATCCCCACCGACCACCAGGAGGGACGCCCACACCGCTGCACCCGCTGTCGGGAGAGTTTCAGCCAGGCGGCcagcctccacctccacctccagtaCAAGAAGCCCTATGCCTGTGACTGGTGCTGTAAGTCCTTCGCCCAGTCGGCTGACCTGCGGCGCCACCACCGCATCCACACGGGGGAGAGGCCCCACCGCTGCTCCTGGTGCTCCAAAAGCTTTACCCAGAGAGGCAACCTGAGGCGGCACCTGAG GATCCACACCGGTGAGAGACCCTACAGCTGCCCCTACTGCCACAGGACCTTCAGCGACGGAGACACCATGAAGAAGCACAAACGGACTCACTCTGGGGAGAAACCCTATCGCTGTGTCCAGTGTCCCAAGAGCTTCACTGTGGCCAGCGGCCTGCGggtacacctgaacacacacctTACAGAAGCAGGGCAGCTCATCACATGA
- the LOC106600747 gene encoding transcriptional repressor scratch 1, with protein MAKLQLLNAYLTERLMVAVDEILEVVGGTVSEFEEETARTKRENEVLKRRLREVGLDTGTECSAVSTRPVSLSVSGQHQWSSDQGPDLESTQTQNHMVMSQDEMPATHSQLPTDCTEWKSLCNSPRTMSSQQTDTSATTPVVAPLTSASVKRDLDEEDDQLLLPSATPFSSTSCPVDRVVLHYNSEGIKTEPSDTSPTDLGSVSAQMGCSELNPSSDPGPATVETRYIVSDLSADLESVVADSSRYVASTASGVPTDLVSASAAMIPDGFFRQIGSDGCVTTGPELDFGDTTTTSTVGPLTSLFYPGQTRRQQQTNRSTNRGHQQVNRSTNNRGQQQTNNRGDQKSHPCPQCGKIFSHVSRLKIHLRIHTGEKPYVCALCGKRFNNDGTLRNHRRVHTELRLYGCPVCGMSFKDAYTCRKHQRVHNGMRPAGGGAHTCSLCGKAFSEAAKLTKHIRTHVSDIG; from the exons ATGGCTAAACTACAGCTTTTGAATGCTTACCTCACCGAGCGGTTAATGGTGGCTGTAGATGAGATACTGGAGGTGGTCGGGGGGACAGTGTCAGAATTCGAGGAGGAGACTGCCCGGacgaagagagagaatgaagtcCTAAAACGAAGGTTACGAGAAGTTGGACTCGACACGGGAACGGAATGTTCAGCAG TCTCGACCaggcctgtttctctctctgtgtctgggcagCACCAGTGGAGTTCCGACCAGGGTCCAGACCTTGAGTCTACACAGACCCAGAACCACATGGTAATGAGCCAGGATGAGATGCCTGCCACACATAGCCAGCTACCCACAGACTGCACCGAGTGGAAGAGTCTGTGTAACTCTCCACGTACCATGTCCTCACAACAGACCGATACATCAGCTACCACCCCAGTAGTAGCTCCATTGACTTCAGCGTCCGTGAAAAGGGACTTGGACGAAGAAGACGACCAGCTTCTACTTCCCTCTGCAACTCCCTTCAGCAGCACATCATGCCCCGTGGACAGAGTGGTTTTACACTATAACTCTGAGGGCATCAAAACAGAGCCTAGTGATACTAGCCCTACTGACTTGGGGTCAGTATCTGCTCAGATGGGGTGTAGTGAACTAAACCCCAGTTCGGACCCTGGACCAGCCACTGTTGAAACCAGGTACATTGTTTCAGACCTGAGCGCTGACCTGGAATCAGTGGTTGCAGACAGCAGCAGGTATGTTGCCTCCACTGCCTCGGGCGTCCCAACTGACCTGGTATCAGCTAGTGCGGCCATGATCCCAGACGGCTTTTTCCGTCAGATTGGCAGCGATGGCTGTGTAACAACAGGGCCAGAACTAGACTTCggggacaccaccaccaccagtaccgTAGGTCCCTTGACCTCCCTGTTCTATCCGGGTCAAACCAGACGTCAACAACAAACAAATAGATCAACAAATAGGGGTCATCAACAAGTAAACAGGTCCACAAACAACAGGggtcaacaacaaacaaacaacaggGGGGATCAGAAGTCCCACCCGTGCCCTCAGTGTGGTAAGATATTCAGTCACGTGTCACGCCTCAAGATCCACCTCCGcattcacacaggggagaagccgtaCGTTTGTGCACTGTGTGGCAAGCGATTCAACAACGATGGCACACTGAGGAACCACCGGCGCGTTCACACAGAGCTGCGGTTGTACGGCTGCCCTGTCTGCGGCATGAGCTTCAAGGACGCCTACACGTGTAGGAAGCACCAGCGCGTACATAATGGTATGCGGCCTGCCGGTGGCGGGGCCCACACCTGCAGCTTGTGTGGCAAGGCTTTCAGTGAGGCAGCTAAGCTGACCAAACACATCAGGACTCATGTCTCAGACATTGGATGA
- the LOC106600749 gene encoding trafficking regulator of GLUT4 1, whose product MASNTNAAPSGAEGEQQPEQTITSQPTSAEHQETAPDSSQSESKDHLAVISEKMETSNGMCAADSSPTSSISSPKRLQHAKPTNGRVRKGSRSGSLLGHGAGSPRPSISRQPSTVTEEDNGKPPRDYLILAILSCFCPLWPINIVALVFSVMSRNSLQLGNVDGARRLGRNAMVLSIVSLVGGVIIIIAAIVLNWGSIIKS is encoded by the exons ATGGCTTCCAACACCAATGCTGCCCCCAGTGGAGCGGAGGGAGAACAGCAGCCGGAGCAGACTATCACCTCCCAGCCAACCAGCGCTGAGCACCAAGAGACAGCCCCTGACTCCAGCCAATCGGAATCCAAAGACCACTTGGCAGTAATTAGCGAGAAGATGGAGACCA GTAATGGAATGTGTGCTGCCGACTCCTCGCCCACATCTTCCATCTCGTCCCCCAAGCGACTGCAACACGCAAAACCAACCAACGGCCGGGTGCGGAAAGGAAGCCGCTCTGGGTCCCTGCTGGGTCATGGGGCAGGGTCTCCCAGGCCTTCCATCAGCCGTCAGCCCAGCACCGTGACAGAGGAGGACAACGGCAAACCCCCTAGAGACTACCTGATCCTGGCCATCCTGTCCTGCTTCTGCCCCTTGTGGCCCATCAACATCGTGGCTCTCGTCTTCTCTGTTATG TCGAGGAACAGCCTGCAGCTGGGGAACGTTGACGGGGCGCGACGTCTGGGCCGGAACGCAATGGTGCTGTCCATCGTCTCGCTAGTTGGCggggtcatcatcatcatcgcagCCATCGTCTTAAACTGGGGAA GTATAATAAAATCCTGA